From the genome of Triticum aestivum cultivar Chinese Spring chromosome 1A, IWGSC CS RefSeq v2.1, whole genome shotgun sequence:
TTTTGTGCATGTGGCGGTACGAGTTAGTTAGGTGTAAATCTACCAagagtttttattttattttatttgtgtttAGCTATGCTTTTCGAATTCTTCAGGTTATTTTGTCCTCTAATGTGTTTTTTTATGAAAGGAATTGCAGTTTGTGATGGTGAAACCAAGATTGTGACAAGGAACTAATCCTTTTCCTTGTATATCAATTCCTTAGAATAATATACAATGTAACCGatagaaaaaaagaaacaaagataGAAGACAAAATGGCGCAgcaggacgccttctagctaaaatGACCAAAGGTACATGAGAAATGAACTGAGTTCAACAGTAATCAGTTAAGCCTAATAACCAAAGGTACAGGACATttttttttcttccctttttttgcTTTTGTTTCGCATCAAAGGTTACTCCAGTAGCAGAAAAGTAAAGAAAAACATATAATTACCCATCTGCTTGAAGTAGTAATATCATGATTAAAAGTGAAAACATGGCAATTGGAGAGCACAAATGCAAACATAATCTTAGCTCCTATGACACCAAATTGGTATAACAAGTCATGATGAAAACATCCAAATTTCATTTGCAGTTAAAATCCATAGCATAGTCATCGAAGCAACGACACATCTGACCATTCTTCAGAAGTTCCACATAACTGAAATACTAGTAGATAACAGAAAACAGAAACGTCCAAATTTCTGCATAATACACTTCCAACATAACTGCTTCCATCAAATGTTGCCGATATGCCACTCCATGACAATATAAATATATAACTTAGTTCACTACAATCATTACTTGATTCATTACATCATTTGAAGCATGATAACACCACAACTTAGCTTGTCATGTTGCTACAGGATTACGGCCTATAGTCCATCAAGGACCAGAAGACCTTCACTTGAAGCAAATCTCCTTTTTCTCTTCACCACGGTGCTGTGGTGTGAATTCAACTTTCTGTTTTCTAgtagcagcaccaccaccaccacagacTGCAAAGCCAACTGTGAGCATACCATTCAGACGGAGGGTCATGACTCGCCGCCGGAGTGTGATATCTGTACGTCCTTCACAAGACACCACACCGTCTTCCTTGCTATTATAAATCACAATCCTAGGTTGAATGCCCTCGATGCCAGCCATGATCTTTCCACAGAATCGTCCCTCAAGTAACTTGATCTCGAACGTACCCTCAACAGCATTAAGAAGAGTTGCATACCTCACGTCCACAATACTAAACCAGCTCTCAAGAGTTTGATGTGCAACAGCAACCTTTTCGTCTCTAGGCAGAACTCGTCCATCAATCATAAGCAAACCCTTGCTGATTTGCTCGCCTAGAGGCTCCTCGCCAACCTTGATTTTAAGATCTATCTCCAGATATATGAAATCAAGTAATACCAGACCTCGACCTGGGCCAGTTAAGATCAAATTTTCATCCTGTGAAAAGCAATAGCTGAAAAGATTAGATTATGAAAATCCAAATACCAATAATGCCTGCAACGGAATATGCAATAGAGTTACAAACTAAATAAAATCAAGAGGCACATAAGCAGTGATTTTGAATCAAAGACGTACGTACCCTTGACTTGATAGGTTGGCAATTGTCCCTGGTGCGGTTAAAGAGGTACATGCACTTGTGGTCAATGCTGTCTCTAGCGATGATAGTGCCATACACATCGATTGGGAAGCCTTTATCC
Proteins encoded in this window:
- the LOC123070987 gene encoding uncharacterized protein; the protein is MACVGEEELSWEDLFFNKAAMLAAAQEEEEAEKEKAREAEEKARKAAENRRRRLAHQQVKASILEHDPKTKRKVYTRYSFNDFSVFDINAESPIPPMRYTKRCVNGLELQDTANILTVKIVSSDKGFPIDVYGTIIARDSIDHKCMYLFNRTRDNCQPIKSRDENLILTGPGRGLVLLDFIYLEIDLKIKVGEEPLGEQISKGLLMIDGRVLPRDEKVAVAHQTLESWFSIVDVRYATLLNAVEGTFEIKLLEGRFCGKIMAGIEGIQPRIVIYNSKEDGVVSCEGRTDITLRRRVMTLRLNGMLTVGFAVCGGGGAATRKQKVEFTPQHRGEEKKEICFK